One region of Eriocheir sinensis breed Jianghai 21 chromosome 36, ASM2467909v1, whole genome shotgun sequence genomic DNA includes:
- the LOC127007966 gene encoding coiled-coil domain-containing protein 12-like translates to MGLREDRVGSLEEEAKRRKEKLQALKRRCRGEEGQKEQDGEAEEGASRDGEDLPAPQVLFRNYKPQSEELEPATLPLEAPADVEMLVKTQLEDGEKAKEEVQVEITNLAPKKITFDLKRCIQPQLDKLERRTDKAIAELIRQRLKEGKQQDFLIAVNAGAHAQQKSSFDSDED, encoded by the exons ATGGGTCTGCGAGAGGACAGGGTGGGGAGCTTGGAGGAAGAGGCTAAGAGGCGGAAGGAAAAGCTGCAGGCACTGAAGAGGAGGTGCCGGGGTGAGGAGGGGCAGAAGGAGCAAGATGGAGAGGCTGAGGAGGGAGCCAGCCGTGACGGGGAGGATCTGCCAGCACCACAAGTACTGTTCAG AAACTACAAGCCCCAGAGTGAGGAGCTGGAGCCTGCAACACTGCCCTTGGAGGCTCCAGCAGATGTGGAGATGCTCGTGAAGACACAGctggaggatggagagaaggccAAGGAGGAAGTGCAG GTTGAGATCACCAACTTGGCGCCAAAGAAGATCACCTTTGACCTCAAGCGATGCATCCAACCGCAGCTGGACAAGCTGGAGCGCCGCACCGACAAGGCCATCGCTGAACTGATCCGACAGCggctgaaggaaggaaagcagcagGATTTCCTGATCGCTGTCAATGCGGGTGCCCATGCCCAGCAGAAGTCCAGTTTTGACTCAGATGAAGACTAA